The following nucleotide sequence is from Primulina tabacum isolate GXHZ01 chromosome 2, ASM2559414v2, whole genome shotgun sequence.
ACCCAACACGAATCCATTTGAATTGATACGCTgatcatatattatattataatatattatattatataatcgTTATACTcactatatatataaataaagagCCTCTTTGTGGTAACTTGTCCGGACAAAAATTGGATTTTTTTTACTGTTCgctgtaaaaataaaaataatctcTGAGTTTATGGAAACCGAGGGAGTTTTGTATTTCTACCGTAACACATCATCTTGGAGGATGTGGTTAGGTTTTAGTCAAGTGGTGTAacattgtatttttttaaaaaaaagaaaaattttgtccGCCTTGATAATGGTAAGCAAGGCGGACCTTTTAGAAGTGTTCAGAAACTGTACCAAAGCGAAtcaaattgttaaattatatcAAACTGCACGGTTCGGATCAGTTTTTAGTCAATCACGATTTAGATCGGTTTTCAAATCatcaaaacccaaaaattagtttggttcaaattttggataaaaataaattgaaccATGCTATCCAAACTGAATAcactaatataaaaaaattatttaattgtttttgttaattttgtgtgatttttttaaaatatagaaATATATTGTTTGATTTTTAGTTTGCATTCAATTATGAACCAGCATCGTAACAGTATAATTATATCGATAACTTATTGACAATAGATATtagcaaaaataaaaataaacatatccCTACAAGCTCGTGTTTTTTATATGCCAAGACCGTTGTTCAAAATCGAATACATATGTACGAACAACTTACAGAACGATGTAACCTTTACTCAAATTATTTGTAATGCTCACCTGTTTTCTTACATAGATGGTAAAAGATATGTTCAGAAATCTCTCATTCTTTTGGGAGAGATAGGAGGCAACGATTACAATCATGCACTCACCCTCGGAATGAACCTCGAAGTGCTTCAATCACTTGTACCCACTGTTGTTGAATACATTGGATCAACACTTGTGGTACGCTCGATTGAACCACGGATATTACTtagtggaaaaaaaaaatctgtatTTGATCAATCTTACACAACTTGTATTTCACAGGAACTAATAAAGCTTGGTGCTGAGACAATGTTAGTTCCTGGAAATTTTCCCATCGGCTGCGCTCCTGTGCATCTCACACAGTTTAAATCAGATGATGAAACTGATTATTATGATCCCCAAACAGGATGCATTAACTGGTTGAACGAGTTTTCGAGATACCATAATGGTTTGCTGGAGAAGGAACTGAACCGCATACGAGAGCTCCATCCTCGCATTTCCATAATATATGCAGACTACTACAATGCCGCTATGCAGTTTTTTATTTCCCCGAACGAGTTTGGTACTTTTCAAACTTCTATTTTTTGCATTTACTAAATTTTTTGTCCAGTAAGATGGGAACAGAAATCTAAAAGATTAGTTTACGAGATAGAATTGTTTTGGAAACTTGCAAGTCACTGCATAGTTATTTATGCGGTCTTTGTTCACTACTCGTCCATGAAAGAATGCTCAATACAGCCCACTTTGAACTTGCACTCATCTATCAATATTCATGATGCATCCTAATTCAGCCTAGAATGAGAATGCGAACCTTACCTTACGGTATTGTCAACTTTAACATGATGAGTTAACCTTTTTTAAGATCTTCCTTTCTACAACGTCGATTCGTTGAGAACCTTGGTCCTTAGTTTAAGCCATAAGCTCGAGATAGGAGGCTCCCAATATTATTACTTATTTCACATTGTTACATTAGGAAAGCAACCCTAGCTATATATGGTACTGTTGATGCAGGATTTGGAAAGGGATCAGTCCTTAGCGCATGCTGCGGTGGGGGAGGACTGTATAACTACAACGTTTCGGTATTATGTAGCTTCCCTTCGGCAACATGTTGTGAAGATCCTTCTCTGTATGTCAGTTGGGATGGCGTACACTTAACGGAGGCGGCATACAGATTCTTGGCTCAAGGTTTGCTTGAAGGCAACTACACTGTTCCTCAACTCTCAACAATTTGTTCTCCTTCATCCCGAATTCCTGGATTTTACGAATTCTGACAACATTCGTTTTCTATTTCTGTCTTGTCTATCGTAAAGATTTTAATGTTGAGAGTGGAGTATGTTTGTGAAACacgatttttaataatttttaataattttacatGGATATAGATGACAAATTGCTCGGAAGTTGGAAGTATCTAAAGTTTCTATTTTAGTCTAAAAAGAAATTGTAACTATAGTAAGTAGTAGCGGGAAAATTTGCGAAATAACCTCGGtcaactatttatttaagaaatacACATGATGAggtcatttttttaattaaatagttgACCGAGATTAAAAACCAAAATACCTCCTATAGTAGCTCGGTCGCATGTAATGTTGTCTCAATAATTTAATTGCGCAAGTTTGCATgcttttttaaataaatgttacaaagttttaaaaacaattaaacaaatattaaaGAAACAAAAACTTTAAAAAGATGATATAAAGTAGGTCTTGATAGATATAGAAGTTGATACACCAACTATCATAAATGACTCAAATTGTAGATGGTTGAATTATAAAGTCAAATTTACACTTGAACTCTCTTGTTAAAATCAATgagttagaaatttttttaaaaaaatatattaatttattaaaaacttATATTTAAGACAAATGATTATCTTACGTTTTTCTATTAAATTAGAACTATTAATTAATGCTAACATTTCACAATAGATAAATAATATACtcgaatataatatattttacaaatatttctaaatacataataaaataatattatttttatctatctatattataataatataattatatttgtaGGACCGATGACTTGCCAGCATTACCAAAATATATAGATATTGATAACGGTgtaattcaaattttttaaactgcACAACTGCTCACACACCACGTTCTTCCAAACAGAGAAAATTATTGCACTCCAACAACCCCCACCCAATAATTGAACTCTTTTAAACAAATGTGAATCGAAATCGTGATCTTGACTTTGATAACAATTGTAGGATTGAGCGCTTGCACTTTTACCAAAAGCTACAACTAGTGGTACCGGTAgaacttaaattttttaaattgtataacaactcaaatattatttttcgaTTGTTCTACTAAACTGAGACAATTATTGCAACCTAATAATACGATAAAATAAAGTTACAACTAAATAGATAAATAATACATAtagcaaaaaaattaatatattaataaaaatatgatgttCTGGAATTTTGAAACAAGTCTtgtcatcattttaatttttcgaAATCTTGTAATGATCCGTGaagattttgaaaaattatttaacatgAATATATTGTAGATCATTAAAAGACAAATATCCTGGAAAAAAGTCTCGTTCGCATGTGTGGTAGCCAAATCACAAATATAACATTGTGTGAAAAATCTAACACATTATCATGATTTGCGTGATTTCAATGACCAAAAGCtttttatttcatttagacttttttttaaagttttttttttttagttttatgACTCgtactttaatttaatttacatttttaaaataataaattattatatttttatcaaaatattaaaatagcatgtgatttatttgttaacttataattttattaatacatAATATGTTTAATATAATACTATAATATAGATAgaaaaattatcatatttttgtaatttttttaaaaattaattaaaattaattaattatataatttatcaattgatatttatttttattaactaATAATTCTGCGATTTTTATACAAAGATtatgaaattatttattataatataatctACGATTTTTATACAAAGATtatgaaattatttattataatataatttttaaaaaattataaatttatttttaaactttcaatcaaataaataattatggaattaaaaatatatatttaatgaatTTAGTAAGAGTATTTggacttaaaaataatttagatTAAGTGTCAAATTGATTTTTAATTGAATCATTGTTAAGAATGAAGATTGATTTAGAGAAAATTGAATAAATAATCtcaataaattatgaaaatatttcagttTGGTTAGCAACAGTGAAATAAAATTCTTGTTAGTGGGGTATCAATAAGTCAACAGTCTGTTACCGCGCGAAAATAAGCTAACTGATAAGTTTTGAAGACGAAATGACTTAACGTAAAATATCAGTTGGAATATCAAATAGAAATTTACAGGAGGGTAACTGATAAGTAAATGACAaaagtttgtttctgaatgttcgaagacttcaatACTCTTATGTTACCCCTTCTTCTTCGTGGAAatatttcactaaaagactttgacaaTTAAAATACTTGCAACTACCCAATTCAGTCAGAATTACCACACAACATAACTCAAACTCTTAATCATTCACTCAACAAAACTGATCAGTACTCTTACTGTCAGATTAcaaatatttcagaaatagAAAGCTAAGCGCAAAAAATCCTCAATGATCTTATTAAAACCCTCAGGTGTGTGCTATAAAAACTTATATCAGTTGGACTGTTGAAAACTTGAAAATGTttgaactttttcaaaaatatgagaGAAAAAGCGAAAGCGATTGACTGAAGTcttcttctatttatagcattTGATCCAACGGTCATTAAAATCCAATCTGATATCCGTTCCAAACGGAGTAGCCGTTGGTCATATCGTTTTCCACGTCATTGTCCTTTCTGATAAAAGTACACTGAAAGTAGTGCTTGCGGAATTCTGACATTCTATAGATAATTATAAACTGTTGATATGAAAAACTTTATCCAATAATTAGCTGGATTCTGATATTTAACATTGTGTAAATTGAAGAATTTCAAGGAATCTTTGTTGATATATATAGTATAATTGATCGACTGAGAAAAGATGCTCCATCATTTGTTCTTTGATCATTTTGAAGATTATTGAGCTTTTTGCCTTCGAATAATAAACTATCAGTTAGGCTAAGCAATCAATAAGGCTCCGATTAGCTTTGGAAACATATATGCATGAATAGtcagtttttttttattgaataagtTCAGCTAGACTCTGTAATTATCCATTGAATCAGAAACCTtgttaaatcatcaaaatataaatGTTCTAACAATTCATCTTTTTTGTTGTTTGCTAAAATTAAGCACTTGATTCAAAATACTGAATTCATTTGATAGAAAAGAATTTACAAATTAAACAAACAAATGTAAAGCCAAATATACAAAAATTGTTCTCTATGCACTATCTtatgtaattatttttatgggatccagagtgtttgtttctagagTAAGTTTGCTTCTTGTGATGATCGGTTGACTTGGGTTGTTCTCTCTTTTGAGCCTGACTACTAGAGCATTCGGCTGTTTTTCTTTCTTCTCCTTTTTTGTCAACATCAGTAGGTGATTTTATGTAGAAAATATGGTGGCTAATTGATTGCTTACCCCATCAATCTTCTCATTGAAGTTTGCTTGAACTTGCTTAATCTTGGTGCAAAGCTGAAAACTATTTGTCTGAATATGTCCACTAAGATGAGTAGCATTAGCCGCCTAATTCTTTTTAATTTAATCCAAGCGATTTAAATTATCAATCATGCCTCTGGACAAGTCAGATACTTCTTTGAACATTTTATCCTTGAAAAGATTCAAATCTTCTTTGGTATTCAAGTTGCTCCTCTTCAGAATAGTTAATTGATGAAATGACTGTCAAACTGGAGTTAATTATGTCCAAAGTATTTCCATCAGACATATCTATCTGGAGAGGAAAGCTCGATCCTAGGAGGTTCTTTGGATATGGCAAGAGTTTGATCAGGAGTTTGACTACTAGAAGGATCGACCTGATCTATCATTAACATCTATGGGTCAACATGACTGACAAACTTCTATTAGGATTTCTGCAACCTGACTGACTGACTCAGCAACTTGAGTTTACTGCAACAATATTAATTTCTCTCTGATGGATtatttaagttgttgttgtgcAATAGATTGTAAAAATTCATCAATGTTAGGAAGGGAAATTTCCATGACTGATGGAGAAGACACTTCTACTAGAATCTTTGGAGATGGAGAAATTAGAATTATCTATAGAGATAAGCAGGGAAGAGGAAAATTTATGCCCTTCTACAAGCTCCTGACTCTGGATATAGGGCTCTGGAGTGTGTAGTTATTAGGGAACTTGGGCTGGACATGTAACTGGGGAGAAAACCAACAAGCCATTTGAGAGGGGAAGAGAGTTGGATGAAGAAGTAGCATCATTTCCATCCCTTCAGAGAGAAAAAGATGTCATCAAGGAATCGACTATGCAGGCGGGCGGATATAGAGAAGACTTTATCTCCAAATGGACACAAAAATAAGTAATGAAAATAAGGGGATTGATTAGGAGTGTAGCGCCCTAAACCAAACTACTACTAAACAGACTAATAAGCatgcaaaatttaaatttaataacaaCAATTAAACAGCGGAAATCAAATCAATCTTAAACATTAATACAACCATTACGAAAACTTAATTATGAACGAGAATACGATAAACCAAAATAAAACCTCCACTGGATCACCACCGAAAATCCAACTGCTCCAGCCATTGCCTTGACTGTCCGAACCGTCCAACCTAAGACATGTCTCGTGGAATGAGGTGCCCAAGATGAAAACAAGGACATGATCGACAGTCGCCCAATATGAGAATGTACGAGTATAAAAACTGATATGATGCATGCGAAATACTATATGCTCGGATATCAATGATAAAGTCAAGAATCTCATGCTCAATCTAGAGGCGTCTGAGTGTGTAGTCTCTGATCTGCCCTAGGCATGTTTTGGCTCTCACAGTCATAATCAAAACGTGGACATGCAATGTCCAGGTCATCAGAGCCCGAGGTTCACGTCGGACACTGAAGCTCTCGATGTCCCATCGCCCACAATACAGAATAGGGCTCAGCGGCCACAACAAACGaggtatatctcaaaaattATCAGGCTCAACATGATATGTCAAGCATAATATGCCAAAGCAGTAATACATGTATCATGCAACAGATAAAATATGCAGCATATAGATGTGTATACTACGTTTGGATATCTCAGTCAGTACATCACGTGCCTCACTAAAACAATCTGACAGAAAGCTCTGAACCTAGACAGTACAAATATAATGAAATCACTATCAAACCAGATCTTGAATTACCAAACATGCTACAAAGTTCTTCCTAATGATCTTTAAATCACTATTTAGgtctttaggattataaatgtgTATGTCGTCAGCCCGTTGATGATGTCTCGATCCCATTTCACCGACTATCTCGAGTCGACACTAGCTCCGAAACTTTCCGACACCAAAGTGCCCTAGAAACTGGCTATAAAACCTTAGGTATATGACTAGAACTCTCTCTAAAATAAGCGGTGTAGGAAACTAAAGAAATCGGCTTCCATTTATAGGTTGTCTCCGACTAGTTCAGAAAATACGAATCAATCTTATCTGCCACATGTCAGAATCTCATTCGTTTAGTTAGATTTCTCGGGATAATGTAATATGAAGTAGATTGGGTTGTCAATTTTAAATTCGGTGAATCCCTACAGGTTGATCCTGAATTATCAATTCCTTAATAATACTTAATTAGCAACCCTTTAATCATCTCTTAATTAGTACTTCATTAAAAATAAGGATTCGGGTCATTACGAGGATGTTGTTCATTTTGAAGAGGATATAGGTCGAGGCTATTTTTCGGTAAGAGCTGGGTGAAGTTGGTTTATAGGGACCTCAAAAAAGTGTGTCACCTCCATGTAAAAAGAGGAAATGGAAAATTGAAGACCATTACGGACCTGACCCCAAAAGAATGTCTAAACCCTTCGGGATCGATCAGCCCTATCGGAAGGGCAAGGGATAAGGATGGAATAAGAGGAGGGGATAGACTCAAGGACTCGGAGGTCTTCGTCGACCCCTAAAAGCATAGTACTTGTCATGGTAAAGAACCATGGAGCACTCGGGGTGTCAGGCTGAGATTGGCTCGGAACGAGGGCCTTACCCTTACCTTTTTTTGGATACCGTGAAATCCCTGCATCCGGATTAatggttttttgttttttggattattttaaggGGTATGGATAAAACAGGTTTTTTAGAGGTAGCAGAGGAGCTAGTGGAAGAATCAGAGCGCACTGTCGCGGACTCATACTTAGATGGGCCACACACGTTTGCTCTGGAGTTATAAGAATTTGAATTCGACATGTTGAAAAATGAAATAAGGAAAACATACGGATGGTTTAGAGAAAAGACTGGTCAGAGGACATAAAAATCGTCGAAGAAGGAGCATGGATTGCTGGAAACTCGAAGAATTTGAGAGCGAAAGCGCAAAGATGCAAAAATATGAAATGGGAAAAATCGATTACAACTTATACACGGGAGATTAAGATCTCAGCCGTAGATTTCGAAATAGCTGGATGAATGAGATTAACATCGGAAATTTCACCGAGTAGATGAACACGCGGGCCAGGATATGAAGCGACGCTTGTCAGACATTTGCTTGTTCGATTGTTAGGGCTTACCTAATGCTAACATCAGCCCTGACGCACCTAAATTCAAAAAACAAACTCATCCCCCTCCCAAGCCCAATTCGATCATTCGGGACAGCGAGTAGGACTCTAGCCCAACTATCTACGGAGAGAGTGGTGATTCCCCCAGAAGTTTCCGAGTCATCTTGGAGCTCGGGCCATGATGAAATCGGAAAGCTAGGGAAGCACCAGCACGGGTAAATCATACCACAACAGGCACATATAGCACAAGCTCTCAGCTGAGCCCGAGTAATGTAAGCACACGGTGTAATGAGATTCAAATGACAGGGCTTTACACCGTGATCATTTACCCGAGGACCTTTGTACAAGTGTCACTCTCGGGTCCATAGGTATAGGATGCCGTGATTCGATATCATTGGAATGTATTTCAGTGCATGTAGGGAAGATGTGACTAGATCATAGGTAGTATTGGTTGTCAGGCAGTGTCAGAGAGCAGAGCATGGGCAACCATATTGCCTAAATAGCAACCAAGCAATGAAAACAAGGTCATCGTTGACGTCTTATTTATAAATACTAGGTTTACTTGATATTAATACAttcaattattttcattgagAAAGCATCTCTCTTTGTATACTTTCCTTTGTGTAAACATTtgactgacttgagcgtcggtaTGGCCACGCATGAAAACTTTCTGGCGCCCCACTAATGTTCTTTGTTCTTTTAAGTGTGCAAATTCTCTTGACCAGGTACTCTTCGCTTGATCTCCAGCGTGCACGAGAAGAACTTCATCCGACCCGGTATAATCGTCCACTAAGCTCAACCCCATTTACCCGATAGATATCCGGTATCAtgaaagattttttttaaaataccaatgttaccctttaaaattattaaagtgctatattttcatttaatgaaaaatattataatttttttagtaaatttatgtATTCCTTTATCGCTACCATATGCACTTTCCAAAAAATTCATAActactaaaatattttctttatattttatctaaacttttgcattttaaatgattatatcattttttataTAGTAAATTATTATAGGaaagtattaaataaaaaataacaaacaAATTTTACATATATGCATATAACATGTGTAGTttgtgaaacgtctactacttaaaattctactgaaatatttttttttaaagttatgTTTGAAAATACTCatacacatgcatgcaaataaaAATAGTCAACCATTGAATAAAAATAGCTGCAGttgaataaatcataaatatcatcAACTCctagtgtaacgtaccgtacttttcatactcaaaatttgcggaaaaatttaaaattttcttaaacataaaataaccttcaaagtctgccataaaatatctcaaccaagtcccccataagacatggttgttcaaaatactacaataaaatttgctcacaaaaggtttgctcaaagtgtttccctcaaaacatgaaatcagagtaaattaacatttgcataaaaacataaacattgcggtcctcgggttagcctcccgcttagtccaagcctgccccttggtcgccacctcctgtctcctcatcaacatactcacctacatcgatc
It contains:
- the LOC142533576 gene encoding GDSL esterase/lipase At1g28580-like isoform X1, with amino-acid sequence MAPPATAALGYAIFFILLTSAICPVATGCFESIISFGDSLADTGNLLRLSQSSVVKPRCSRIPYGETFFHRPTGRYSDGRLVVDFLAESFGLPLLQPSVGGENSNLSGQSFEKGVNFAVAGATALDHEYLEARGIYNPLTNASLGVQMDWLKRFLGTRQDGKRYVQKSLILLGEIGGNDYNHALTLGMNLEVLQSLVPTVVEYIGSTLVELIKLGAETMLVPGNFPIGCAPVHLTQFKSDDETDYYDPQTGCINWLNEFSRYHNGLLEKELNRIRELHPRISIIYADYYNAAMQFFISPNEFGFGKGSVLSACCGGGGLYNYNVSVLCSFPSATCCEDPSLYVSWDGVHLTEAAYRFLAQGLLEGNYTVPQLSTICSPSSRIPGFYEF
- the LOC142533576 gene encoding GDSL esterase/lipase At1g28580-like isoform X2 → MVVSSLIFSPSVGGENSNLSGQSFEKGVNFAVAGATALDHEYLEARGIYNPLTNASLGVQMDWLKRFLGTRQDGKRYVQKSLILLGEIGGNDYNHALTLGMNLEVLQSLVPTVVEYIGSTLVELIKLGAETMLVPGNFPIGCAPVHLTQFKSDDETDYYDPQTGCINWLNEFSRYHNGLLEKELNRIRELHPRISIIYADYYNAAMQFFISPNEFGFGKGSVLSACCGGGGLYNYNVSVLCSFPSATCCEDPSLYVSWDGVHLTEAAYRFLAQGLLEGNYTVPQLSTICSPSSRIPGFYEF